The genomic region cctccatccccagcccctccagggacaGGATTTTGGGCTCAATCAGGAGGATTTTGGTCacctccatccccagcccctcggggggcaggattttggggacaATCGAGCGGATTTTGGCCACCTCCCaccctccatcctcatcccctcCAGGGGCAGGATTTTGGGCTGAATCAGGAGGATTTTGGCCACCTCCCaccctccatcctcatcccctcCAGGGGCAGGATTTTGGGCTGAATCAGGAGGATTTTTGCCACCTCCCaccctccatccccatcccctccgGGGACAGGAAGGCGCCGCCTCCCCCGGAGCGCGGGGAAACCGaaagcggcggcggcggctccggcagCCCCGGGCAGCCATGGAGGAGCTGCCGGGCGAGGCCTCCTGCCCGATCTGCCGGGAATATTTCCGTGACCCCGTGTCCATCCACTGCGGGCACCACTTCTGCCGGGCGTGCATCGAGCgctgctgggagtggcccacGGGCGGGTTCGCGTGCCCGCGCTGCCGGGACACGGCCCCGCGGCGGAGCCTCCGCCCGAGCCGCGAGCTGCAGCGGGTGCTGGAGCTGGCCCGGCGCCTGAGCCGcggggaggcgctgggagccgaggaggaggaggaggaggaagggtgTCGGAGGCACCGGGAGCCGCTGGAGGCTTTCTGCAAGGAGGACGCGGCGCTGCTGTGCGCGATCTGCCGCGAGTCGCGGGCGCACCGAGCGCACACGGTGCTGCCGCTGCCGGAGGCGGTGCGGGAGTTCGAGGTAATCGCGGTTTCCACCCAAAAATGTCCCCCCGGGCCCCCAGACCCTTTAGGGGATCGGGACACGCTCCGCGGCTTCTGCTCTCTCTGTTCTCCCCCGAGCTTGGAGGGATCGGGGGCTTCATCCAAttcatcatcctcctcctcatcctccgtGCCGCGGAATTCCGGCCGCTGTCCAGCTCCAGCGCCCAGCAGGCACCTAATCCCTAAATCTGCAGGAATGTGGGCAAAAAGAGCGGGACGGTTTTCCTGGAGCCCATCTCCAAATCTGCAGGAATGTGGGCAAAACGAgcgggatttttttttcatggagcCCATACCTAAATCTGCCGGAATATGGGCAAAAAGAGCGGGATTTTTTTCATGGAGCCCATCCCTAAATCTGCAAGAATGGGGGCAAAAAAGAGGGGGACAATTTTCCTGCAGACCATCCCTAAATCTGCAGGAATATGGGCAAAaagagtgggattttttttttcctggaaatggGAGGAGAAACGGAGTTACCAGCACTCCAACCCCCTTCCCAAAAAACgggatttttatatttttccctcCCTCAGGAACAAATCCAGGCCGGGCTGCAGACCCTGAAGGACGACAGGGACAAACTCCTGGAGCTCCGGGAGGCTGAAATGAGGAGAAACTGGGAGTGTTTGGTAAATGCTGTGGAGCGGAGGGGCGTGATTTATTAACAATATGGATATTGATCCGGTACCGATATCCAAGTGTGACGGACAAAGACTCTCTGACGGTTTAAAGTGAATGTTTATTTCAGGATAATTCTCAAATTCACACCGCGATTTACAGGTGATTCCAGAGCCCTTTTATCTGCACAAGTATTGaatacccaaaatacaaatGTGTATTCATAACTTTGGTACATCCCAGTCCCCACTTCGTATGGTAATTAGTTCAAAAGCTATTAAGCATGGTAATTAGTTCAAAAGCTAATTAAGCATGCGTAGTTTGTTCCTCAAAATGAGTCGGCGGTCCTTTTCATGGGGAGGGgtttaaaaaagaggaaataaataaagTCTTCCTCGTTCTGACCTTTCTACATTTTCAATGCAAATATGACAAATGAACCCATTGGCAGAACTCCCATTCCCCATCTTCAATTGGTTTCAGAACAGAGGAGGACGCAATTGAATAATGTTCCTACCAACAATTGTGTTATGTTCCTAAAAACCATTTATCAGTTTCTATATTCTTCATTATAAACCCAGCTAACCAAACATTATGTTGACAGGCAATCAATTATTAGTTAACTACTAACTCTTAACTCCATCATTTATTTTGATTAACTCCAATAAAAGTTATAACTCTAACTAAAATCTCAGCTCCTATAAAATCCCTAAATCctttaaaatttacattttagGCGAGGGTGTCTCCTGATGGACTCCTGACTTATGTTCCTAAAAACAATTGTCTCATGTTCCTCAAAGCTATTTATCAGTTTCTATATTCTTCATTACAAACCCAGCTAACCAAACATTGTGTTGACAAGCAAtcaattattatattatataatataataattattatattatatagtTAACTACTAACTCTTAACTTCATTTATTTTGATTAACTCCAATAAAGCTTATATCTCTAACTAAAATTTCAGCTCCTATAAAATCCCTAAATTCGTTAAGATTTATGTCTCGGGCGGGAGTGTCTCGCGATGGGTTTAGAGGGGGGCGGCCCTTCCTGGGGCGGGGGTCTCTGTGCAGGGAGGGGTTTTGCCTCCAAAAAATCGAAATAAATCCAAACCTCCGCTCCCCGTCGCGCCCGGCAGGAGCGGACCGAGGCGGAGCGGCAGCGCCTCCTGTCCCATTTCCAGGGGCTGCGCCTGTGCCTGGAGGAGCTTTCGCGGCGCCTCCTGGCGCGGCTGCGGCGCCTGGAGAGCGACATCGGGCGGGCGCAGGAGGAGAAGGTGACGGCGCTGACCCAGGAGATCTCCCGGCTCGAGAGCCgcgccctggagctgcagcggcggcggcggcagccgGCGGGCGCCTTCCTGCAGGTGACGGCTGGCACGGGGACCCCAGAAAAGCGGGAAAGTCTCTTGGAAAAGCTGGGAAGTCTCTTTGTCCGGAGAAAGTTTCTTGTCCCGAGAAAAGTCGGAAAGTCTCAGAAAAattggaaagtctcttttcccagagaAAGTTTCTTGTCCCGAGAAAAGTCGGAAAGTCTCTTTGAAAAGTTGGAAAGCCTCTTTTCCCAGAGAAAATTTTTTTGTCTTGAGAAAAATTGGAAAGTCTCTCAGAAaagttggaaagtctcttttcccagagaAAATTTCTTGTCCCGATAAAGGCTGGAAACTCTCAGAAAAGTTGTAAAGTCTCAGAAAAGTTGTAAAGTCTCTTAGAAAAGCTGGAAAGTCTCTCTTCCTAGAGAAAGTTTCTTGTCCCGAGAAAAGTCAAAAAGTGTCTTTTCCCAGAGAAAATTTCTTGTCCCCAGAAAAGTTGGAAAGTGTCTTAGAAaagttggaaagtctcttttcccagatAAAGTTTCTTGTCCTGAGAAaagttggaaagtctcttttgcCAGccaaggagtcagagctcttaatTTCTCATCATCAAGGCTGTTCATTGAGAATtgtttattaatattatttattgttTAATTTCTATAAAATTTTTCCTCCTGTCCAGCCGAGGTCATCTCATCATGAcagtccaggcactctgcccaTCCCCGGgatggtgttatctttttatacaaAAAACTACAATATTTACATATGCACTATTTAAAACTACAATATTTAAATTACCtacaatattaaaattaaaaaaactacagtattaaaattaaatagacagtgagcttctactctaaaccaatctaaaagtgccaacatcacagcaggagACGGAGGCCAagcagaagaaggaggaggaaggctggacctgcccagatccctccatcttgtccccctgaacccccattctaaaaaccccaaaaatctactttttcacatGATTCCGAGTGATTCACCGTGCCCCGTgtcccttctctcccctccaGGACATCAGCAGCACCTTGAGCAGGTAAGGGCGAGGCTTCCTGAGCACCAAAATATTCGGGTTTGTGCCCAAATCCCTGGTTTGGCCTCATTTGGAGACCAAAATATTCAGCTTTTTGCCCAAATCTGTGAGTGTGCACAGGGAATTCCCTCCGGGGTGGATCCTCAACCTTTTCTTTTCgtccttttccagcctcagaaatgaaaatttCCAGCTGCCCCCTTCGCCTCTTCCagatttggaaaataaaattcaacaTTTCAGGGAGGAAAACGTTCCCCTGGAGGAGACGCTG from Zonotrichia albicollis isolate bZonAlb1 chromosome 31, bZonAlb1.hap1, whole genome shotgun sequence harbors:
- the LOC106630235 gene encoding E3 ubiquitin-protein ligase TRIM7-like; translated protein: MEELPGEASCPICREYFRDPVSIHCGHHFCRACIERCWEWPTGGFACPRCRDTAPRRSLRPSRELQRVLELARRLSRGEALGAEEEEEEEGCRRHREPLEAFCKEDAALLCAICRESRAHRAHTVLPLPEAVREFEEQIQAGLQTLKDDRDKLLELREAEMRRNWECLERTEAERQRLLSHFQGLRLCLEELSRRLLARLRRLESDIGRAQEEKVTALTQEISRLESRALELQRRRRQPAGAFLQDISSTLSSLRNENFQLPPSPLPDLENKIQHFREENVPLEETLRRFRDILAFELPEKMTVTLDPSTAHPQLLVAPDGSSVSWERAQDPPGDGPQPKPGTDPGTEPGTEPGTDPSVLGRECVTGGRRCWDVQVAPEGSWALGVARETPRNGRETPGMGSEWELWSMGLCRGQFWALTSLERVPLFLARVPSRVRVALDYERGQVAFFDADERSLIFAFPAASFQGQSVRPWFLVWGEGARITLCP